The Hymenobacter baengnokdamensis genome includes a region encoding these proteins:
- a CDS encoding ChaN family lipoprotein, with product MFPAFSMRCTFLLLLLPLLAFAPAGDRPAYRLFTSQGQGADYDQLVAQLVQADVVLFGEQHNDPIAHWLELQLAKDLAKAKGAGKLVLGLEMFERDVQPLVTQYVAGTLSDSAFERQSRPWPNYATDYRPLLQFAQGGHIPVIGTNAPRPFAHAVAQGSLKALDKLLVIDRTLLAPLPLQVNYELPGYKNMAAMFGGDSKAHGGGAANIIQAQALKDATMAYFIWRSLAPGQTMLHLNGSYHSDHHDGIVAYLRQYAPELRIKTLSVVTQSQLQQLDKNNVAVADYVVVVPEDMTKPY from the coding sequence ATGTTTCCTGCCTTCTCGATGCGCTGCACTTTCCTGCTGCTTCTGCTGCCGCTGCTGGCCTTCGCGCCGGCCGGCGACCGCCCGGCCTACCGCTTGTTCACCAGTCAGGGCCAGGGTGCTGATTATGACCAGCTGGTGGCCCAATTGGTGCAGGCGGATGTGGTGTTATTTGGCGAGCAGCACAATGACCCCATTGCGCACTGGCTGGAATTGCAGCTAGCCAAAGACTTAGCCAAAGCCAAAGGGGCTGGCAAGCTGGTGCTCGGCCTCGAAATGTTTGAGCGCGATGTGCAGCCGCTGGTGACGCAATACGTCGCCGGCACGCTGTCCGACTCGGCCTTTGAGCGCCAGAGTCGACCCTGGCCCAACTACGCCACCGATTACCGCCCGCTGCTGCAGTTTGCGCAGGGCGGGCATATCCCTGTTATTGGTACCAATGCCCCGCGGCCGTTTGCCCACGCCGTGGCGCAGGGCAGCCTCAAAGCGCTCGATAAGCTGCTTGTAATCGACCGCACGCTGCTCGCGCCGCTGCCGCTGCAGGTTAATTATGAGCTGCCGGGCTATAAGAACATGGCCGCCATGTTTGGCGGCGACAGCAAGGCCCACGGCGGTGGGGCCGCCAATATTATTCAGGCGCAGGCACTGAAGGACGCCACGATGGCCTATTTTATTTGGCGCAGCCTGGCACCGGGCCAAACCATGCTGCATCTCAACGGCTCGTACCATTCTGACCACCACGATGGCATCGTGGCATACCTGCGCCAGTATGCGCCTGAATTGCGCATCAAAACGCTAAGCGTAGTGACGCAAAGCCAGTTGCAGCAGCTGGATAAGAACAATGTAGCCGTAGCCGACTACGTAGTGGTGGTGCCCGAAGACATGACCAAACCGTATTAA
- a CDS encoding RNA polymerase sigma factor, giving the protein MSAAPSADFLVALHDYQPLVRRVCRLYCQDADDRQDLFQEIVLQLWRAWPRYVPQPDAKLSTWLYRIALNVAISSLRQRTRRPAVVAVENEAWHLAQPTEGSAYEPEETVALYRAIDRLSEVDKAFVLLYLEDRTYEEMADILGITQNNVRVKMHRVQEKLRRQLVRV; this is encoded by the coding sequence ATGAGCGCTGCCCCGTCTGCCGATTTTCTGGTTGCCCTGCACGACTACCAGCCGCTGGTGCGGCGGGTGTGCCGGCTCTACTGCCAAGATGCCGATGACCGGCAGGATTTATTCCAGGAAATAGTGCTGCAGCTGTGGCGGGCCTGGCCGCGCTACGTGCCGCAACCCGACGCCAAGCTCAGCACCTGGCTCTACCGCATTGCGTTGAATGTGGCTATCAGTAGCTTGCGGCAGCGCACACGCCGGCCGGCGGTAGTAGCTGTGGAAAATGAGGCCTGGCACCTGGCTCAGCCCACGGAGGGTAGCGCCTACGAGCCGGAGGAAACGGTGGCGCTCTACCGCGCCATCGACCGGCTTTCGGAAGTAGATAAGGCGTTTGTGCTGCTGTACCTGGAAGACCGGACTTATGAGGAAATGGCTGACATTCTGGGTATTACTCAAAATAATGTGCGTGTAAAAATGCACCGTGTGCAGGAAAAGCTGCGCCGGCAGCTGGTACGGGTTTAA
- a CDS encoding beta strand repeat-containing protein encodes MSHFSPLLRVQHPCRAYLLTLLASPLAWAALLLTMTGGLLRPLGARAQSYTVTTLAGLANNPGRADRTGTSARFDFPPGVDGSGNVYVADQNNNPIRKITLGGTTATLSSLSPTSGPVGTSVTLTGTGLTGATGVSFNGTAAVTFAVVNATTVTATVPAGATTGNVTVTTAGGTSNGVSFTVTMPVPTLSGISPGNATVGSSITLNGTNLQGTSLITFPGTSTNTVTSGYTVNAAGTQITGVVVPGGATSGNLSVTTPGGTANFAPFNVVPTISNVSPLTGGPGTTVTLTGTGLSSAYIVLFNYPASSLTGNNLQVNSTGTTLTFTVPTNAQSGPLTVRLNSGMQATGSQTYVAVPVIQTFNGISSATAGDSRTFSGINFDNASSLIVGGAAATITANTGTSITFTVPATAVNPASGGATVSITTPGGSTTTSSLTYNIYPRITGFSPATATVGSTVTLTGTGFTVPSLNTLRLGNCNPADNLTVLSPTQATAVVSTMSCSGPVNYGGINGPTSATFTVAPAITSISPSTGSAGTAVVVNVSGNYNLTSGQVSFAFNGTAASAFTQTGPYQYTVTVPAGASTGPVSFTTPGGTATGPTFTVPLVDLTVSTGTTANPTSIPAGTYNTITVNSPGVAQLSGAVVVNTSVTVNAGATLLTNCQGLTGAASFTVAAGATLGVCDPAGISSTGSTGAVQTTGTRSFSTDASYVYNGTVAQSTGNALPSQVRNLSTTNANTLTLSAPTSVAQVLTMGGAGNLATGSNGLTLLSSASGTALVVNSGSGVVTGTGFTMQRYIDPSLNAASGYRHYSAPVSNTTLADLTTTGYTPEISKAVEYNGSATPGTTSPFPTLFEYDQSRLATVTSNYAPFDIGFKVPLGLTQATGGQMVVGKGYVVQIGAAQLVDFVGTPTTGDLNPLALSRNAAGTTNTADAGWQLVGNPYPSPLDYSLVAPADRANLDAAMYVVQSTGPYSGGYRAYVNGQSTSGTNNPLIASSQGFWVRVSTGQTSGSLTFRDAQRVTTYASQAAFQRQPADARPALRLELSGAGLRDAWVTYAEAGASSAFDSQYDAGKLPNSTGLNLSSAAGVDDLAIDGQGAFTSATMLPLSVGVPAAGAYTLTAAALSNLPAGLVPYLRDAQTGTLTALSAGTNYAFSVSAAQASALVRGRFALVFRSSVLASTPALTAAAVQVYPNPAHGRFTVEVPGVLGAAAVQAELRNAIGQVVARRSAALPASGTTLSMGTEGLAAGVYVLRLQAGGATLVKRVVLD; translated from the coding sequence ATGTCGCATTTCTCCCCTTTGCTCCGCGTTCAGCATCCCTGCCGGGCGTATTTACTCACCCTATTGGCAAGCCCGCTGGCGTGGGCAGCCCTGCTACTGACCATGACCGGGGGGCTGCTGCGCCCGCTCGGCGCCCGCGCCCAGAGCTACACCGTCACGACCCTGGCTGGCCTGGCGAACAATCCCGGCAGAGCCGACAGGACGGGCACCAGCGCCCGGTTTGACTTTCCGCCCGGCGTGGACGGCAGCGGCAACGTGTACGTGGCCGACCAGAACAACAACCCGATTCGCAAAATCACTTTGGGCGGGACGACGGCGACCCTCAGCAGCTTGAGTCCGACGAGCGGGCCGGTGGGCACGAGCGTGACACTGACGGGCACCGGCCTGACGGGCGCCACCGGCGTAAGTTTCAACGGAACGGCGGCCGTCACCTTCGCCGTGGTGAACGCCACCACCGTGACGGCCACCGTGCCCGCCGGCGCCACCACGGGTAACGTGACGGTGACCACGGCCGGCGGCACCAGCAACGGGGTGAGCTTTACAGTGACCATGCCCGTGCCCACGCTGTCCGGCATTTCGCCGGGCAATGCCACGGTGGGCAGCTCCATTACCCTCAACGGCACCAACCTACAAGGCACTTCCCTTATCACCTTCCCCGGCACCAGTACCAATACCGTAACGTCGGGCTACACTGTGAACGCAGCCGGCACCCAGATTACGGGTGTAGTGGTGCCCGGCGGAGCCACCTCCGGCAACCTGAGCGTGACCACGCCCGGCGGCACGGCCAACTTCGCGCCCTTCAACGTGGTGCCTACCATCAGCAACGTGTCGCCGCTGACGGGCGGCCCCGGCACTACCGTGACCCTCACGGGCACAGGCCTGAGCAGCGCCTACATAGTGTTGTTTAACTACCCGGCCAGTAGCCTCACTGGCAACAACCTACAAGTAAACAGTACCGGCACCACGCTTACCTTCACGGTACCCACCAACGCCCAGAGCGGGCCGCTCACGGTAAGGCTCAACAGCGGTATGCAGGCTACCGGCAGCCAGACCTATGTGGCCGTACCCGTCATCCAGACCTTTAATGGAATATCTTCGGCCACGGCCGGCGACAGTCGCACTTTCAGTGGCATCAACTTCGACAACGCCAGCAGCCTGATTGTGGGCGGAGCGGCGGCCACCATCACGGCCAACACGGGCACCAGCATCACGTTCACGGTGCCGGCTACAGCCGTGAACCCGGCTTCGGGCGGGGCCACGGTGAGCATCACCACGCCCGGCGGCTCGACCACCACCAGCAGCCTGACCTACAACATCTATCCGCGCATCACGGGCTTCTCGCCGGCTACGGCCACGGTAGGCAGCACCGTCACGCTCACCGGCACGGGCTTCACAGTGCCCAGCCTGAACACGCTGCGGCTAGGCAACTGCAACCCGGCCGACAACCTGACGGTGCTCTCGCCCACGCAGGCCACGGCCGTGGTCTCGACCATGTCCTGCTCCGGCCCGGTGAACTACGGCGGCATCAACGGCCCCACCAGCGCTACGTTCACGGTGGCCCCGGCCATTACCTCCATCTCGCCTAGTACGGGTTCGGCAGGCACCGCAGTAGTGGTGAACGTGAGCGGCAACTACAACCTGACCAGCGGCCAGGTCAGCTTTGCCTTTAACGGCACGGCAGCCTCCGCCTTCACCCAAACCGGCCCGTACCAGTACACCGTGACCGTGCCGGCCGGGGCCAGCACCGGCCCGGTGAGCTTTACCACGCCAGGGGGCACGGCCACCGGTCCTACCTTCACGGTGCCCCTGGTTGATTTGACCGTTAGCACCGGCACTACAGCCAATCCGACGAGTATTCCGGCGGGCACCTACAACACCATCACCGTGAACAGTCCCGGCGTGGCCCAGCTCAGCGGGGCGGTGGTGGTCAACACCAGCGTGACGGTAAACGCGGGCGCCACGCTGCTCACTAACTGCCAGGGTCTGACGGGGGCGGCCAGCTTCACGGTGGCGGCCGGCGCCACACTGGGCGTGTGCGACCCGGCAGGCATCAGCAGCACGGGCAGCACGGGGGCGGTGCAAACCACGGGTACGCGCAGCTTCTCCACCGACGCTTCTTACGTGTATAACGGCACGGTGGCGCAGAGCACGGGCAACGCCTTGCCATCGCAGGTGCGCAACCTGAGCACGACCAACGCCAATACTCTTACGCTGAGTGCGCCCACCAGTGTAGCGCAGGTGCTCACGATGGGTGGGGCCGGCAACCTGGCCACGGGCAGCAACGGGCTGACGCTGCTTAGCAGCGCCAGCGGCACGGCCTTGGTGGTGAACTCGGGCTCGGGCGTGGTGACGGGCACAGGCTTTACGATGCAGCGCTACATCGACCCTAGTCTGAACGCGGCCAGCGGCTACCGCCACTACAGCGCCCCGGTGAGCAACACGACGCTAGCTGACCTGACGACCACGGGCTACACGCCCGAGATTAGCAAGGCTGTGGAGTATAACGGCAGTGCTACGCCGGGCACGACTTCGCCCTTCCCGACCTTATTTGAGTACGACCAGAGCCGCCTGGCCACAGTGACCAGCAACTACGCCCCCTTCGACATCGGCTTCAAGGTACCCCTGGGCCTGACCCAGGCCACGGGGGGCCAGATGGTAGTGGGCAAGGGCTACGTGGTGCAGATTGGCGCGGCCCAGCTCGTAGACTTTGTGGGCACTCCCACCACGGGCGACCTGAATCCGCTGGCCCTCTCGCGCAACGCGGCTGGCACAACGAATACCGCCGACGCTGGCTGGCAGCTGGTGGGCAACCCCTACCCCTCCCCCCTGGACTACTCGCTGGTAGCCCCCGCTGACCGCGCGAACCTGGATGCGGCCATGTACGTGGTGCAGAGCACGGGCCCGTATTCGGGGGGCTACCGCGCATATGTGAACGGCCAGAGCACGAGTGGCACCAACAACCCGCTCATCGCCAGCAGCCAGGGCTTCTGGGTGCGGGTGAGTACGGGCCAGACCAGCGGCTCGCTCACTTTCCGCGACGCTCAGCGCGTGACCACCTACGCCAGCCAGGCCGCCTTCCAGCGCCAGCCGGCGGATGCGCGGCCAGCGCTTCGGCTCGAGCTCAGCGGCGCGGGCCTGCGCGATGCGTGGGTGACGTACGCCGAGGCGGGGGCTAGTTCTGCCTTCGATAGTCAGTACGATGCGGGCAAGCTGCCCAACTCGACGGGGCTGAATTTGAGCAGCGCGGCGGGAGTGGATGACTTGGCCATTGACGGGCAGGGGGCCTTCACCAGCGCCACGATGCTGCCGCTGAGCGTGGGCGTACCCGCCGCAGGGGCCTATACGCTGACGGCGGCCGCGCTCAGCAACCTGCCTGCCGGGCTGGTGCCCTACCTGCGCGACGCGCAGACCGGCACGCTCACGGCCCTGAGCGCGGGCACGAACTACGCCTTTAGTGTTAGCGCGGCCCAGGCGTCGGCCCTGGTGCGGGGGCGCTTTGCCCTGGTGTTCCGCTCTTCCGTGCTGGCCAGTACGCCGGCCCTGACGGCGGCCGCAGTGCAGGTGTATCCGAACCCAGCCCACGGGCGCTTCACGGTGGAAGTGCCCGGCGTATTGGGAGCGGCGGCCGTGCAGGCCGAGCTGCGCAATGCGATAGGGCAGGTAGTAGCTCGGCGCTCGGCGGCGCTGCCCGCCAGTGGGACCACGCTGAGCATGGGCACCGAAGGCCTGGCGGCCGGGGTGTACGTGCTGCGCCTGCAGGCCGGCGGCGCCACCCTGGTCAAGCGCGTGGTGCTCGACTAA
- a CDS encoding IS3 family transposase (programmed frameshift) — protein MKKTKFTEAQIVFALRQADTGVAVAEVCRKMGISEATYYNWKKKYGGLGVPELRRLKQLEEENQQLKQLVADLSLDKQMLQDVLKKKLCEARAARHAAQHLIDAYRISARRACQVIGLPRSSWSYKAHSRDDTVLRHRLRELAQVRVRYGCRRLHTLLRREGWADNHKRVHRLYCLEGLNLRSKRPRRNRAAAHRLERVALTQPHQSWSMDFVADNLFDGRKIRALTIVDNFSRQCLAIHVGQSLKGEDVVAVMTRLQQELGVVPARIQVDNGSAFISKALDRWAYDQQVTLDFSRPGKPTDNPYIESFNGSCRDECLNTHWFLSLTDAQEKIERWRQEYNGFRPHSSLQNLTPDEVMAAALTVELQNA, from the exons CTGAAAAAAACCAAGTTTACCGAGGCTCAAATCGTGTTCGCCTTACGCCAGGCCGACACGGGTGTGGCCGTGGCGGAAGTATGCCGGAAGATGGGCATCAGTGAGGCTACCTACTACAATTGGAAAAAGAAATACGGGGGCCTGGGCGTGCCGGAGCTACGCCGGCTCAAGCAGTTGGAAGAAGAAAATCAGCAGCTTAAACAGCTGGTAGCCGACTTAAGCCTCGACAAGCAGATGCTGCAGGATGTGCTCAAAAAAAAGCTCTG TGAAGCCCGGGCCGCTAGGCACGCGGCTCAACACCTTATCGACGCCTACCGCATCTCCGCCAGACGGGCTTGCCAGGTAATCGGCTTGCCGCGTTCCAGCTGGTCCTATAAAGCGCATAGTCGGGACGATACCGTGCTACGTCATCGTTTACGCGAGTTGGCTCAGGTGCGGGTCCGTTACGGCTGTCGCCGCCTGCACACGCTGCTGCGCCGCGAGGGCTGGGCAGATAACCACAAGCGAGTGCACCGACTTTACTGCCTGGAAGGCTTGAACTTACGCAGCAAGCGTCCGCGACGTAATCGGGCCGCGGCGCACCGGTTGGAGCGCGTGGCCTTGACGCAGCCGCACCAGAGTTGGAGCATGGATTTTGTGGCTGATAATCTCTTCGACGGGCGTAAAATTCGGGCCTTAACGATAGTCGACAACTTTAGTCGCCAGTGCCTGGCTATTCACGTCGGGCAATCGCTCAAAGGCGAGGATGTCGTGGCCGTCATGACCCGCTTGCAGCAGGAACTCGGGGTAGTGCCTGCCCGTATTCAGGTCGATAATGGCAGTGCGTTTATCAGCAAGGCATTGGACCGCTGGGCCTACGACCAGCAGGTCACGCTCGACTTCTCCCGACCGGGCAAACCGACGGATAATCCGTACATTGAATCGTTTAATGGTAGCTGCCGAGATGAGTGCTTGAACACCCACTGGTTTTTGTCGCTGACTGACGCGCAGGAAAAAATCGAGCGTTGGCGGCAGGAATACAATGGCTTCCGACCACACAGTTCGTTGCAGAACTTAACGCCCGACGAGGTAATGGCTGCCGCCCTTACTGTCGAGCTTCAGAACGCCTGA
- a CDS encoding ABC transporter permease → MTSKFLLVAQREYVTRVRKRAFIVLTLLVPLLIAGFGLFIGKIAQSDETSEIVDVRDESGLGIASRLVSTPQLKFQNVSGSLAEAKQGFQQQKHAGLLYLPAGLSETDPQGVQFFGKGNISLSKEDRVRTALTNAFAELKMQKSGLTQTQLDQLRARVPLNSVSVDETGKEKDSNSSVTTGIASALAVLIYFFIFLYGVQVMRGVGEEKSSRVMEVMLSAVKPFDLMMGKIVGIAAVGLTQFLLWGLLSWGATSVVVPLMMGSSPPAKTEVAAAPAGPATPAHVTSSPTESPIANGAAASAEQMNPANRMGVFEKLSDFLKKSNIPVGTIIFGFIVYFLGGYLLYSALFGAVGAAVDDQTDTQQFMFPITMPLILSYIVGFAVILRNPDGPVAFWMSMIPFTSPIAMVIRLPFGVPAWQLALSIGLLILGFIGTVWLAARIYRVGILMYGKKVTYKELSKWMFYKG, encoded by the coding sequence ATGACTTCTAAATTTTTACTCGTTGCCCAGCGCGAATACGTTACGCGGGTGCGTAAGCGTGCGTTCATCGTGCTCACGCTGCTCGTGCCGCTGCTTATTGCCGGTTTCGGGCTCTTCATTGGCAAAATTGCGCAGTCGGATGAAACCTCCGAGATTGTAGATGTGCGTGATGAAAGCGGCCTCGGTATTGCCAGTCGGCTGGTATCGACGCCGCAGCTCAAGTTTCAGAATGTGAGTGGCTCGCTGGCCGAGGCCAAGCAAGGCTTTCAGCAGCAAAAGCACGCCGGCCTGCTGTACCTGCCCGCCGGCCTGAGCGAAACCGACCCGCAGGGCGTGCAGTTTTTCGGCAAAGGCAACATCAGCCTGAGCAAGGAAGACCGGGTGCGAACCGCTCTTACAAACGCTTTTGCCGAGCTGAAAATGCAGAAGTCGGGCCTCACTCAAACCCAGCTCGACCAGCTGCGGGCGCGGGTGCCGCTCAACTCGGTGAGTGTGGATGAAACTGGCAAAGAGAAAGATAGCAATTCAAGCGTGACGACCGGCATTGCCTCGGCGCTGGCTGTGCTCATTTACTTTTTCATCTTCCTCTATGGCGTGCAGGTGATGCGCGGAGTAGGGGAGGAGAAGTCGAGCCGCGTGATGGAAGTAATGCTGTCGGCGGTAAAGCCATTTGACCTGATGATGGGCAAAATTGTGGGTATCGCGGCGGTCGGGCTCACGCAGTTCCTGCTCTGGGGGCTCCTTTCGTGGGGCGCTACCAGTGTAGTTGTGCCACTGATGATGGGAAGCAGCCCGCCCGCTAAAACCGAAGTTGCCGCCGCTCCTGCCGGGCCGGCAACCCCGGCACATGTCACCTCCAGTCCCACCGAGTCGCCCATTGCCAACGGCGCTGCGGCCTCGGCCGAGCAGATGAATCCGGCCAATCGCATGGGCGTTTTCGAGAAATTATCCGATTTTCTGAAAAAATCCAATATTCCGGTGGGAACGATAATATTTGGCTTTATCGTGTATTTCCTGGGTGGCTATCTGTTGTACAGCGCACTGTTTGGGGCCGTAGGCGCGGCCGTCGATGACCAGACGGACACTCAGCAATTCATGTTCCCGATAACAATGCCGTTGATTTTAAGCTATATAGTAGGTTTTGCAGTTATCCTGCGTAACCCCGACGGGCCGGTGGCCTTCTGGATGTCGATGATACCTTTTACCTCGCCCATCGCAATGGTAATTCGGCTGCCGTTTGGGGTGCCGGCCTGGCAGCTGGCCTTGTCAATCGGGCTGCTCATTCTGGGCTTTATCGGCACGGTGTGGCTGGCGGCGCGCATCTACCGCGTGGGCATTCTGATGTACGGCAAAAAGGTAACGTATAAAGAGCTGTCGAAGTGGATGTTTTATAAGGGGTAG
- the dnaJ gene encoding molecular chaperone DnaJ yields MATKRDYYEVLGIAKNAEGDVIKSAYRKMAIKYHPDKNPDDPSAEDKFKEAAEAYEVLSDADKRARYDRFGHQGVGGGGGHAQNMEDIFSQFGDIFGGGGGFEGFFGGGRGQSRRVKKGSNLRIKLKLDLEEIANGVEKKIKVKRYVACQPCSGTGAKNGTELKTCATCQGSGQTKRVVNTMLGQMVSASTCPTCNGEGKTISATCDVCKGEGRQLNEEVIPINIPAGVANDMQLSMSGKGNFPERGGVPGDLLIQIEEEPHEFLKRDGNNIMFEQYISFVDAALGASLEVPTIEGKVKIKVDPGTQPGKILRLRGKGIKDLNGYGRGDQLIHLNVWTPKSVSNQERELLEKLRDSDNFTPHPGKNEKGFFEKVKEYFA; encoded by the coding sequence ATGGCAACCAAGCGCGATTATTACGAAGTATTAGGAATAGCCAAGAATGCGGAGGGCGACGTCATAAAGTCGGCCTACCGCAAGATGGCTATTAAATATCATCCTGATAAAAACCCCGACGACCCTTCGGCCGAGGACAAGTTTAAGGAAGCTGCTGAGGCTTACGAAGTGCTGTCGGACGCCGATAAGCGGGCGCGCTACGACCGGTTTGGCCACCAGGGCGTGGGCGGCGGAGGCGGCCACGCCCAGAATATGGAGGATATTTTCTCGCAGTTCGGCGACATTTTCGGCGGGGGCGGGGGCTTCGAGGGGTTCTTCGGGGGCGGGCGCGGCCAGAGCCGGCGCGTCAAGAAGGGCTCCAATCTACGCATCAAGCTCAAGCTTGACCTGGAGGAAATTGCCAACGGCGTGGAGAAGAAAATCAAGGTGAAGCGCTACGTAGCCTGCCAGCCGTGCAGCGGCACCGGCGCCAAAAACGGCACCGAGCTAAAAACCTGCGCCACCTGCCAGGGCAGCGGCCAGACCAAGCGCGTGGTGAATACCATGCTCGGCCAGATGGTGAGCGCCAGCACTTGCCCTACCTGTAATGGCGAAGGCAAAACTATTTCGGCTACCTGCGACGTGTGCAAGGGCGAAGGCCGCCAGCTGAATGAGGAAGTGATTCCGATTAATATTCCGGCCGGCGTTGCCAATGATATGCAGCTGAGCATGAGCGGGAAAGGTAACTTCCCCGAGCGTGGTGGCGTACCCGGCGACCTGCTTATTCAGATTGAGGAGGAGCCGCACGAATTCCTCAAGCGCGATGGCAACAATATCATGTTTGAGCAATATATATCGTTCGTGGATGCGGCGCTGGGCGCGAGCCTGGAGGTGCCGACCATTGAGGGCAAGGTGAAAATCAAGGTAGACCCCGGCACCCAGCCCGGCAAAATCCTGCGCCTGCGCGGCAAGGGCATCAAAGACCTGAACGGCTATGGCCGGGGCGACCAGCTTATTCACCTCAATGTGTGGACGCCCAAGAGCGTGAGCAATCAGGAGCGCGAGCTACTGGAGAAGCTGCGCGACTCGGACAACTTTACGCCGCACCCCGGCAAGAACGAGAAAGGCTTCTTTGAGAAAGTAAAGGAGTATTTCGCATAA
- a CDS encoding ABC transporter ATP-binding protein yields the protein MQQVNSRPILEARDVHKHYAAHTALDGVSLSVPERSIFGLLGPNGAGKTSLIRIITQITGADSGEILFRGERLNPSHIGQIGYLPEERGLYKKMKVGEQLLYLARLRGMSRADAVQRIKNWLNRFEVKEWAEKNVEDLSKGMQQKVQFIATVLHEPSLIILDEPFSGFDPINANLIKDEIIRLKEEGAAIIFSTHRMESVEEMCDSIALINRSHKVLDGPVDAIRNQFKTNTYEIEGQGRLLVLHPDFEVVEQKERENDHFYARIQLHTGTTPNDLLRFLIGQVQVHTFREQIPSINEIFIRRVRETMPETLTETANSLL from the coding sequence ATGCAACAAGTCAACTCCCGGCCTATTCTGGAAGCGCGCGACGTGCACAAGCACTATGCCGCTCACACGGCCCTCGACGGGGTGAGCCTGTCGGTGCCCGAGCGCAGCATCTTTGGGCTGCTCGGCCCTAATGGCGCCGGCAAAACCTCGCTTATCCGCATCATTACCCAGATAACAGGGGCCGACTCGGGCGAAATCCTGTTTCGGGGCGAGCGGCTCAATCCCAGCCACATCGGCCAGATTGGCTACCTGCCCGAGGAGCGCGGGCTGTACAAAAAAATGAAGGTGGGCGAGCAGCTGCTTTACCTGGCCCGGCTGCGCGGAATGAGTCGTGCCGATGCCGTGCAGCGCATCAAAAACTGGCTTAATCGCTTTGAAGTCAAAGAGTGGGCCGAGAAGAATGTGGAGGACCTGAGCAAAGGCATGCAGCAGAAAGTGCAGTTTATTGCTACGGTACTGCATGAGCCCAGCCTGATTATTCTCGACGAGCCGTTTTCAGGCTTTGACCCAATTAATGCTAACCTGATTAAGGATGAGATTATTCGGTTGAAGGAGGAAGGGGCAGCCATTATCTTCTCGACCCACCGCATGGAATCGGTGGAGGAGATGTGCGATAGTATTGCGCTCATCAACCGCTCGCACAAGGTCCTCGACGGTCCGGTGGACGCGATTCGTAATCAGTTCAAAACCAATACGTACGAGATTGAAGGTCAGGGCCGTCTACTGGTGCTGCACCCCGACTTTGAGGTGGTGGAGCAGAAGGAGCGCGAAAACGACCACTTCTACGCTCGTATTCAGCTGCATACGGGCACGACGCCCAACGACCTGCTGCGCTTTCTCATCGGGCAGGTGCAGGTGCATACGTTTCGGGAGCAGATACCGAGCATCAACGAAATATTTATTCGGCGGGTACGCGAGACGATGCCCGAAACCTTGACCGAAACCGCTAACTCGCTTCTGTAA
- a CDS encoding transposase, translated as MFGNLAHHYGLRRVNVRGQAGAHKTMLLTAVAYNLKKLLRYRPQQAIHLAVALPLPPQRVPDKRFWPL; from the coding sequence GTGTTTGGCAATTTGGCTCACCATTATGGCCTGCGGCGCGTCAATGTGCGGGGTCAAGCAGGCGCACACAAAACCATGCTGCTCACGGCCGTGGCCTACAACCTCAAAAAGCTGCTCAGGTATCGCCCCCAACAGGCCATCCACCTCGCCGTGGCCTTGCCACTGCCTCCACAACGTGTCCCTGACAAGCGATTTTGGCCGCTGTAG
- a CDS encoding PID-CTERM protein-sorting domain-containing protein, producing MIKFFITAGVLLALAGGAQAQAPISTGPAPAAVTAVPLDGGASLLLLSGVAYGLRRLPKKRPVTA from the coding sequence ATGATAAAATTCTTTATCACGGCCGGCGTGCTGCTGGCTTTGGCCGGGGGAGCCCAGGCCCAGGCGCCCATCAGCACCGGCCCCGCCCCGGCGGCGGTGACCGCCGTGCCCCTGGACGGGGGCGCTTCGCTGCTGCTGCTCTCGGGCGTGGCCTACGGCCTGCGCCGCCTGCCGAAGAAGCGCCCGGTGACGGCGTAA
- a CDS encoding nucleotide exchange factor GrpE translates to MTDDKNMSPDDQPLNETTAEHTAGEPDLTTDAATPEAGASAGASRAENELADLKDKYLRLAAEFENYKRRTAKERADLFKTANQELMVALLPVLDDFDRARQHTQGTQDPAALQNALDITYNKLSKTLQQKGLAAMDVKGGDFDAELHEAITQIPAPSDDLRGKIVDEIEKGYYLGDKVIRHAKVVLGQ, encoded by the coding sequence ATGACCGACGATAAAAATATGAGTCCTGACGACCAGCCGCTGAACGAGACCACCGCCGAGCATACTGCCGGTGAGCCAGACCTGACTACCGATGCCGCTACGCCCGAAGCGGGTGCTTCGGCCGGGGCCAGCCGTGCCGAAAATGAGCTGGCCGACCTTAAAGATAAGTACTTGCGCCTGGCGGCCGAGTTTGAGAACTACAAGCGCCGCACCGCCAAGGAGCGCGCCGACCTCTTCAAAACCGCCAACCAGGAGCTGATGGTAGCGCTGCTGCCCGTGCTCGACGATTTTGACCGGGCCCGCCAGCATACGCAGGGTACCCAAGACCCGGCTGCGCTGCAAAATGCGCTCGACATTACCTATAACAAACTCAGCAAAACCTTGCAGCAGAAGGGCTTGGCTGCGATGGATGTGAAGGGTGGCGACTTTGACGCCGAGCTGCACGAGGCCATCACGCAAATTCCGGCACCGAGCGACGATTTGCGCGGCAAGATTGTTGACGAGATTGAAAAAGGCTATTATCTGGGCGATAAGGTTATCCGCCACGCCAAAGTGGTATTAGGTCAATAG